A genome region from Tolypothrix sp. PCC 7712 includes the following:
- the galE gene encoding UDP-glucose 4-epimerase GalE, translated as MSPEKPTILVTGGAGYIGSHTVLALKRAGYEVVILDNLVYGHRDLVEQVLQVELVAGDTADRPLLDKLFQTHNITAVMHFSAYAYVGESVTDPAKYYRNNVLGTLVLLEAMLAASVKKFVFSSTCATYGVPEVVPIPENHPQNPINPYGATKLMVERILSDFDTAYGLKSVRFRYFNAAGADPTGLLGEDHNPETHLIPLVLLTALGKRESISIFGTDYPTPDGTCIRDYIHVSDLADAHVLGLEYLLQGNDSEVFNLGNGLGFSVKEVISAAEDVTGLTIPVKECDRRPGDPPSLIGSSEKARKILDWQPQYPAIKDIVLHAWQWHQKRHK; from the coding sequence ATGTCACCGGAAAAGCCCACTATTTTAGTGACAGGAGGAGCAGGATATATCGGTTCCCATACCGTGTTGGCCCTGAAGCGAGCAGGTTATGAAGTGGTAATACTTGATAACCTCGTGTATGGACATCGTGACTTAGTAGAGCAGGTGTTGCAAGTAGAGCTTGTAGCTGGTGATACTGCCGATCGCCCTTTACTTGATAAATTATTTCAAACCCACAATATTACGGCAGTGATGCATTTTTCTGCCTACGCCTACGTGGGAGAATCAGTTACAGACCCAGCAAAATACTATCGCAACAATGTTTTAGGTACCCTGGTGTTGCTAGAAGCGATGCTAGCGGCATCTGTTAAGAAATTTGTATTTTCTTCTACTTGTGCAACCTATGGAGTGCCAGAAGTTGTACCAATTCCCGAAAATCATCCCCAAAATCCGATTAATCCCTATGGCGCTACCAAGTTAATGGTAGAGCGGATTCTTTCTGACTTTGATACTGCCTATGGTTTAAAATCGGTGCGTTTCCGCTACTTTAACGCTGCTGGTGCCGATCCTACCGGACTACTAGGAGAAGACCACAACCCCGAAACCCATTTGATACCCTTGGTATTGCTGACAGCTTTAGGTAAGCGGGAATCGATTTCTATTTTCGGTACAGATTATCCCACACCAGATGGTACTTGTATTAGAGACTACATTCACGTGAGCGACTTAGCAGACGCTCATGTTTTAGGATTGGAATATTTATTACAAGGCAACGACAGCGAAGTCTTTAATTTAGGCAATGGTCTAGGCTTCTCAGTAAAGGAAGTAATTTCCGCAGCCGAAGATGTAACCGGATTAACCATCCCAGTCAAAGAATGCGATCGCCGTCCCGGAGATCCACCATCCTTAATCGGCAGTAGCGAAAAAGCCCGCAAAATCCTCGATTGGCAACCCCAGTATCCAGCCATCAAAGATATCGTCCTCCACGCCTGGCAATGGCATCAAAAGAGGCATAAATAA